A genomic region of Synechococcus sp. NOUM97013 contains the following coding sequences:
- the thrC gene encoding threonine synthase codes for MQDWPGLIEAYRSWLPVSDSTPVVTLREGATPLIPVPSIAERIGKGVKVYVKYDGLNPTGSFKDRGMTMAISKAKEAGCEAVICASTGNTSAAAAAYARRAGMRAFVLIPDGYVAQGKLAQALVYGAEVLAIRGNFDRALDIVREVSDQYPVTLVNSVNPYRLQGQKTAAFELIDALGDAPDWLCIPMGNAGNITAYWMGFQEYHQAGRSRTLPRMMGFQASGSAPLVNETTVADPETIATAIRIGNPVNREKAIAARTASNGAFLDVTDAEIIEAYKLLGGQEGVFCEPASAASVAGLLKRKDEVPAGATVVCVLTGNGLKDPDCAINNNDASFHTDLNPDLSTVATVMGF; via the coding sequence ATGCAGGACTGGCCGGGGCTAATTGAGGCCTACCGATCCTGGTTGCCGGTCAGTGACTCCACACCGGTGGTGACCTTGCGCGAGGGCGCAACACCGTTGATCCCGGTCCCCTCTATCGCCGAACGGATCGGCAAGGGCGTGAAGGTCTACGTGAAATACGACGGCCTGAATCCCACGGGATCCTTCAAGGATCGGGGCATGACGATGGCCATCAGCAAGGCCAAGGAGGCTGGCTGCGAAGCCGTGATCTGTGCCAGTACGGGCAACACCTCCGCCGCTGCGGCCGCCTACGCCCGCCGTGCCGGCATGCGGGCCTTCGTGCTGATTCCAGATGGCTATGTCGCCCAGGGCAAGCTGGCCCAGGCTCTGGTCTACGGCGCTGAAGTGCTGGCGATTCGCGGAAACTTCGACCGTGCACTGGACATCGTGCGTGAAGTTTCGGACCAGTACCCGGTCACCCTGGTGAATTCGGTGAATCCCTACCGGTTGCAGGGACAGAAAACAGCAGCCTTTGAGTTAATCGATGCCCTGGGTGACGCCCCTGATTGGTTGTGCATCCCGATGGGCAACGCCGGAAACATCACGGCCTACTGGATGGGTTTCCAGGAGTATCACCAGGCGGGTCGAAGCCGCACCCTGCCACGAATGATGGGTTTTCAGGCCAGTGGGTCAGCTCCCCTGGTGAATGAAACCACGGTTGCGGATCCTGAAACCATCGCCACGGCCATTCGCATCGGCAATCCCGTCAATCGCGAGAAAGCGATCGCCGCGCGTACCGCCAGCAATGGGGCGTTCCTGGACGTGACGGATGCCGAAATCATCGAGGCCTACAAATTGCTCGGCGGACAGGAAGGCGTGTTCTGTGAACCAGCCAGCGCCGCTTCCGTGGCTGGTCTTCTCAAACGCAAAGATGAAGTTCCAGCCGGAGCGACAGTGGTGTGCGTGCTCACCGGCAATGGACTGAAAGATCCTGACTGCGCGATCAACAACAACGATGCCTCCTTCCACACGGATCTAAATCCAGACCTGAGCACCGTGGCCACGGTGATGGGGTTCTGA